From the genome of Scytonema hofmannii PCC 7110, one region includes:
- a CDS encoding ATP-binding protein, with translation MNDTSINILLVEDSLSDAKLLQQTLSCLGGERWQVSHFERLGDAIDACSDKGFDIALLDLSLPDSDGLNTVAEFHAAAPNIPIVVLTGFDDEEIALQAVAKRAQDYLVKGQITPQLLGRAIRYAIERGQVLKKMEESERRFRGIFEQTFQLMALLSPEGIVLEINKTTLDICGAKLEDCVGKPFWQLPRWSCCAASAWLKASVAKAADGEFIRQEQLVCGKEDTEVWIDFSLKPLKDNTGKVVLLIVEGRDISDRKRAEAEIRNAWEVERELNDLKSKFVSMVSHEFRNPMTVIRTAVEILETYNKELSDQQKGKYFGQIQTALRQMLQLLDEVLLLGRSDAGKLDYEPAALDLENFCNELVQTLQQSAGENYQINFSVQGEQPSVEMDESLLRHILTNLLSNAIKYSPKGGTIQFKLTYQGNIAHFRIQDSGIGIPLKDQQRLFETFHRASNVGRIQGTGLGLSIVKKCVDLHQGQIQLESEVGVGTAFTVTLPLNSNNTQSLELTDDPWDSQKSA, from the coding sequence ATGAACGATACTTCAATTAACATACTTTTAGTCGAGGATAGCCTCAGCGATGCCAAACTGTTGCAGCAAACCCTATCGTGTTTGGGCGGTGAAAGATGGCAAGTGAGCCACTTTGAGCGATTGGGTGATGCGATCGATGCTTGTAGCGACAAAGGTTTTGACATAGCTTTGTTAGACCTCTCGCTACCTGATTCTGATGGTTTGAATACTGTTGCTGAATTTCATGCCGCCGCACCAAATATCCCAATTGTGGTATTGACAGGGTTTGATGATGAAGAAATTGCTTTACAAGCAGTAGCAAAAAGAGCACAGGATTATCTTGTTAAGGGACAAATTACCCCCCAACTCTTAGGGCGTGCTATCCGCTACGCTATTGAGCGGGGGCAAGTTCTGAAAAAAATGGAGGAAAGCGAGCGGCGCTTTCGAGGTATTTTTGAACAAACATTCCAATTAATGGCGTTGCTGTCTCCTGAAGGTATTGTCTTAGAAATTAACAAAACGACCCTCGATATATGTGGTGCTAAATTAGAAGACTGTGTGGGTAAGCCTTTTTGGCAACTACCGCGATGGAGTTGCTGTGCTGCAAGCGCGTGGTTAAAAGCTTCGGTCGCGAAAGCAGCTGATGGAGAATTTATCCGTCAAGAACAGCTAGTTTGCGGAAAAGAAGATACGGAAGTATGGATAGACTTCTCCCTCAAACCATTGAAAGACAACACGGGGAAAGTGGTATTGTTGATTGTTGAAGGTCGGGATATTAGCGATCGCAAACGCGCTGAAGCAGAAATTAGGAACGCGTGGGAAGTAGAACGGGAACTCAACGACCTGAAATCTAAATTTGTGTCGATGGTTTCCCACGAATTTCGTAATCCCATGACTGTTATTCGGACTGCAGTAGAAATTCTAGAAACCTATAACAAGGAATTAAGCGATCAGCAAAAAGGGAAGTACTTTGGACAAATTCAAACTGCTCTTCGCCAAATGTTGCAACTCTTAGATGAAGTTTTGTTACTAGGCAGAAGTGATGCTGGAAAATTAGACTATGAACCGGCTGCGCTAGATTTAGAAAATTTCTGTAACGAACTTGTACAAACTTTACAACAGAGTGCTGGAGAAAATTACCAAATTAACTTTAGCGTCCAAGGAGAACAGCCTTCAGTAGAAATGGACGAAAGTCTATTGCGTCATATCCTTACGAACTTACTGTCCAACGCCATTAAATATTCTCCTAAAGGCGGTACTATTCAATTTAAATTAACTTACCAAGGTAATATTGCTCATTTCCGAATCCAAGATTCAGGAATTGGGATTCCATTAAAAGACCAACAACGATTATTTGAAACTTTCCATCGCGCCAGTAATGTGGGTCGAATTCAAGGGACAGGATTGGGGCTTTCGATTGTGAAAAAATGTGTGGATTTACATCAAGGTCAGATTCAGCTAGAAAGCGAAGTAGGAGTTGGAACAGCGTTTACAGTCACGTTACCGTTGAATTCCAATAACACCCAGTCTTTGGAATTGACCGACGATCCTTGGGACTCGCAAAAGTCGGCTTGA
- a CDS encoding RDD family protein produces the protein MSIERVPPKHFPKVEFGRRGMALGVDFLIVWVVSSLLGGSQLGVQIVQILVFIVGWAILRVIVPYNNQGQSLGRYAFDIKVLEVESARVPDLQTLLRREGIICLGALLISITLSNIIRNPTAILLLIPLAIDCGAALSDTQLRQTLHDRFAKTMVISSRRGYSLDIKVKQIVDKVRRNMR, from the coding sequence ATGTCTATTGAGCGAGTTCCCCCCAAGCACTTTCCCAAAGTTGAGTTTGGACGGCGAGGTATGGCGTTGGGAGTTGATTTCCTCATTGTCTGGGTAGTCAGTTCTTTGTTGGGTGGTTCTCAACTCGGCGTTCAAATTGTTCAGATACTTGTCTTTATTGTGGGATGGGCAATTTTACGCGTCATTGTACCCTACAACAATCAAGGGCAAAGTTTGGGGCGCTATGCTTTTGACATTAAAGTACTAGAGGTGGAAAGCGCTCGAGTTCCCGATTTACAAACATTGTTGCGGCGAGAAGGGATCATCTGTTTGGGTGCGCTGTTGATTTCTATTACCCTGAGTAACATCATACGCAATCCCACTGCTATACTTCTATTGATTCCCTTGGCTATTGACTGCGGTGCGGCTTTATCCGACACGCAACTTCGCCAAACTTTGCATGACCGTTTTGCCAAGACTATGGTGATTTCGTCGCGTCGTGGCTATTCGCTTGATATAAAAGTTAAACAAATAGTTGATAAAGTGCGACGCAATATGAGATAA
- the rpmG gene encoding 50S ribosomal protein L33, translated as MAKSKGVRIVVTLECTECRTNPEKRSPGVSRYTSTKNRRNTTNRLELKKFCPHCNKHTVHKEIK; from the coding sequence ATGGCTAAGAGTAAAGGTGTCCGTATAGTAGTGACACTAGAATGTACTGAGTGTCGTACAAATCCAGAAAAACGCTCTCCTGGTGTTTCTCGTTATACCAGTACGAAAAATCGTCGCAATACAACCAACAGGCTAGAACTGAAAAAGTTCTGCCCCCACTGCAACAAGCACACTGTTCACAAGGAAATTAAGTAG
- the rpsR gene encoding 30S ribosomal protein S18, protein MSYYRRRLSPIKPGDPIDYKDVDLLRKFITERGKILPRRITGLTAQQQRELTLAIKRSRILALLPFINAEG, encoded by the coding sequence ATGAGCTATTATCGTCGTCGTTTATCTCCCATCAAGCCAGGAGACCCCATTGATTATAAAGATGTAGATTTGTTGCGTAAGTTTATCACCGAACGAGGCAAGATACTTCCACGTCGGATTACAGGGCTTACAGCACAGCAACAGCGAGAGTTAACGTTAGCGATTAAACGCTCCCGGATTTTAGCTCTGTTGCCCTTTATTAACGCGGAAGGCTAA
- a CDS encoding ribonuclease catalytic domain-containing protein — protein sequence MEKGTLVEFRVGSDRRLGVVDRPDGKARWFVVDERGQSHSLAPRQITYTVSGQTYKPSQIPEFLEAIKPYLDPSSLEVAWELLAETGDTATPADMANLLFSESEAHHCYAAYYLLSDDKIYFKQKGDVYEPRTSAAVSERKHQLEVEALKAKGQLEFLTRVEEALKGEPVEWQRHDRHRLEALEKYASLLADIVRVGLSYDTLARAYPPPQPVQETMNLLGRPATPQGAFQLLVDLGWWSEHENLFLRRSSIPIPFPSKVTEVAQQRLDSHLPDRDINRLDLTHLKVYTIDDESTTEIDDGVSWESLNDGRERLWVHIADPTRWLLPEDDLDLEARKRGSTVYLPTGMVPMFPEVLATGPMSLVQGKICCALSFGIVLNEAGSVEEYSIHPSLIKPTYRLTYEDVDEMLHLGLEAESEIAAIAEWSSKRKAWRYAQGAISINMPEAMIKVKGEDISIDILEDSRSRQLVAEMMILAGEVAAKYGQKYNIPLPFRGQPQPELPPEQELVQLPAGFVRACAMRRCMPKSEMSITPVRHAGLGLDTYTQATSPIRRYSDLLTHFQLKAHLRGDVLPFSAEQLKEVMLSVSTITQEVTMVERQTNRYWALEYLRRNTDKVWETVVLMWLREDSGLALILLEELGLQLPMVFKRSVKLGEQILVKAAHSDPQKDVIQFQEIIYQEA from the coding sequence GTGGAGAAGGGGACGCTGGTTGAATTTAGAGTAGGTAGCGATCGCCGTTTGGGTGTAGTAGACCGTCCAGACGGGAAAGCTCGTTGGTTTGTAGTGGATGAACGTGGTCAATCCCACAGTCTCGCACCTCGGCAAATTACCTATACAGTAAGCGGACAAACCTACAAGCCTTCGCAAATTCCTGAATTTTTGGAAGCAATTAAGCCTTATTTAGATCCATCTAGCTTGGAAGTCGCATGGGAACTCCTCGCGGAAACAGGGGATACAGCAACTCCGGCAGATATGGCGAATTTGCTATTTTCAGAATCAGAAGCGCATCATTGTTATGCTGCTTACTACTTGCTATCAGATGATAAGATTTACTTTAAACAAAAAGGAGACGTTTACGAGCCGCGAACATCTGCGGCTGTGTCAGAGCGCAAACACCAACTCGAAGTAGAAGCGCTCAAAGCGAAGGGTCAGCTAGAGTTTTTGACGCGAGTAGAAGAGGCACTCAAAGGAGAGCCGGTGGAGTGGCAGCGCCACGACCGCCATCGACTAGAAGCCCTAGAAAAGTATGCCTCACTCCTCGCAGATATTGTTCGTGTGGGTTTAAGTTATGACACTCTTGCTCGCGCTTATCCACCACCCCAACCAGTCCAAGAAACAATGAACTTACTGGGACGCCCTGCAACCCCCCAAGGAGCTTTTCAACTCCTAGTAGACTTGGGTTGGTGGAGTGAGCATGAAAACTTATTTCTACGGCGTTCGTCAATACCTATACCATTCCCTAGCAAGGTAACAGAAGTGGCGCAACAGCGATTAGACTCACATCTACCAGACCGAGATATTAATCGTCTGGATCTCACACACCTAAAGGTATATACAATTGATGACGAAAGTACCACTGAGATAGATGATGGTGTGAGTTGGGAATCACTTAATGATGGCAGGGAAAGACTGTGGGTACATATTGCCGATCCCACACGCTGGCTGTTACCAGAAGACGATTTAGATTTAGAAGCCAGAAAGCGAGGCAGCACTGTATATTTACCGACGGGCATGGTACCCATGTTCCCAGAAGTCTTGGCAACCGGACCGATGAGTTTGGTGCAAGGGAAAATTTGTTGCGCCCTAAGTTTTGGGATCGTTTTAAATGAAGCAGGATCTGTAGAAGAATACAGCATTCATCCAAGTCTGATTAAACCAACCTATCGCCTCACTTATGAAGATGTAGATGAAATGCTACATTTGGGCTTAGAAGCAGAATCAGAAATTGCTGCGATCGCTGAATGGTCAAGTAAGCGCAAAGCTTGGCGGTATGCCCAAGGAGCCATCAGCATCAATATGCCAGAGGCAATGATTAAAGTCAAGGGAGAAGATATCAGCATCGATATCTTAGAAGATTCTCGGTCTCGGCAATTAGTGGCTGAAATGATGATCCTTGCCGGTGAAGTTGCTGCCAAATACGGTCAAAAGTATAACATACCTTTACCATTTCGCGGTCAACCACAGCCAGAGTTACCACCAGAGCAAGAACTGGTACAACTCCCCGCCGGATTTGTACGTGCTTGTGCCATGCGTCGCTGTATGCCCAAGAGCGAAATGAGCATTACCCCTGTACGTCATGCGGGTTTGGGTTTAGATACATATACCCAAGCGACTTCTCCCATTCGCCGTTATAGTGACTTGCTCACCCACTTCCAACTAAAAGCACATTTACGCGGTGATGTGCTACCGTTTTCAGCAGAACAACTCAAAGAAGTTATGCTGTCTGTATCTACCATCACCCAAGAAGTGACAATGGTCGAGCGGCAAACAAACAGATATTGGGCTTTAGAATATCTGCGCCGCAATACAGATAAAGTTTGGGAAACAGTCGTTTTAATGTGGCTGAGAGAAGACAGTGGTTTAGCGCTGATTCTGTTAGAAGAATTGGGCCTGCAGTTACCAATGGTATTCAAACGTTCTGTGAAGTTAGGCGAACAAATCTTAGTCAAAGCGGCTCATTCCGATCCGCAAAAGGATGTAATTCAGTTCCAAGAAATTATTTATCAGGAAGCGTAG
- a CDS encoding type II toxin-antitoxin system ParD family antitoxin, with the protein MDIPLTPVLEQLINEKVNSGRYYSASEVIGEALRLLDERDRTQEERLAELKGKIRVGIEASERGEVIDGEEFFAELEENIQRIEAEMEQTKAS; encoded by the coding sequence ATGGATATTCCTTTAACACCAGTGTTAGAGCAGTTAATTAACGAGAAAGTAAACAGTGGTAGATATTACTCAGCTAGTGAAGTGATAGGTGAGGCATTGCGGTTGTTAGATGAACGCGATCGCACTCAGGAAGAGAGACTTGCTGAGTTGAAAGGAAAAATTCGAGTTGGAATTGAAGCTTCAGAACGTGGGGAAGTAATTGATGGTGAAGAATTCTTTGCAGAACTAGAGGAAAATATCCAACGTATCGAAGCAGAAATGGAACAAACAAAGGCAAGTTAA
- a CDS encoding type II toxin-antitoxin system RelE/ParE family toxin, giving the protein MSRYILTTPAKEDIKDIITYIARYNSGSARKFKDKIKQQCKLLASFPDMGQSCDHFEVGLRSFPLDNYLIFYRSISNGVEIVRVLSGYRDLETLFSVDGD; this is encoded by the coding sequence ATGAGTCGGTATATTTTAACCACTCCTGCGAAAGAAGATATCAAGGACATTATCACTTACATTGCCCGCTATAACTCTGGATCTGCAAGAAAATTCAAGGACAAAATTAAACAACAGTGTAAGCTATTGGCGAGTTTTCCTGATATGGGTCAAAGCTGTGATCATTTTGAAGTTGGTTTGCGGAGTTTTCCTCTAGACAATTATTTGATATTTTATCGCTCAATTAGTAACGGTGTTGAAATTGTGCGTGTTTTGAGTGGCTACCGAGATTTGGAAACGCTTTTCTCTGTAGATGGTGATTGA
- a CDS encoding iron-containing redox enzyme family protein, producing the protein MSRIANAERKNTQIEETINTNYDRAERQFVDLLATEGLDKKLEAKPELKAEFESTLSGAVRAAYQDGAGDDAAHLFLQRVLYRINRLNLFWYDDLRHYVNERSFYLYKVRDQIESAWQQWEISQIDVKALRQLDVKSIQQALIERSAYDLDPELSEESLYIRNSMSEAGYRHLLAIGSFDGLVEGSRLSRILGGAANEVQCTLIRVLLEEYGNGRFSRKHSTFFAQMLDEFGMNTEPEGYFDLVPWEVLANDNNNFLLTECKRYFLRYNGGLTYFEVAGPAAYRNYLTAAQRLGLSEAAMGYWELHIREDERHGRWMLDNVALPLAEMYPNEAWQLLLGYDQEKLMGDRAAHAVVRSIRTNS; encoded by the coding sequence ATGTCCCGTATCGCAAATGCTGAAAGAAAAAATACACAGATAGAGGAAACAATAAATACAAATTACGATCGCGCTGAGCGGCAATTTGTAGACCTGCTTGCGACAGAGGGTTTAGATAAAAAACTCGAAGCCAAGCCAGAACTCAAGGCTGAGTTTGAAAGTACCCTCTCTGGAGCAGTTCGTGCTGCTTACCAAGATGGTGCAGGCGATGATGCAGCTCACCTCTTTCTTCAGCGAGTACTTTATCGTATTAATCGTCTAAATTTATTTTGGTACGATGACTTGCGGCATTATGTAAATGAGCGCTCCTTTTATTTGTATAAGGTACGCGACCAAATAGAATCAGCTTGGCAACAGTGGGAAATCTCACAGATCGATGTGAAAGCATTACGACAATTGGATGTTAAAAGTATTCAGCAAGCGCTAATTGAGCGTTCTGCATATGACTTAGATCCCGAATTGTCGGAAGAAAGCCTCTATATACGCAATTCTATGAGTGAGGCTGGCTACCGTCATTTACTTGCTATTGGTTCATTTGACGGTCTGGTGGAAGGTAGTCGTCTTTCCCGAATTCTAGGCGGTGCTGCTAATGAAGTGCAATGTACTTTAATACGGGTGCTGCTAGAAGAATATGGCAATGGACGTTTTTCTCGCAAGCACTCTACCTTTTTTGCCCAAATGTTAGATGAGTTTGGGATGAACACCGAACCAGAAGGATATTTTGATTTGGTTCCCTGGGAAGTACTTGCTAACGATAATAATAATTTTTTACTGACTGAATGCAAGCGCTATTTCCTGCGATATAACGGTGGGCTGACCTATTTTGAGGTAGCCGGACCTGCGGCTTACAGAAATTATCTTACTGCAGCACAACGATTGGGGCTTTCGGAAGCAGCAATGGGTTATTGGGAATTGCACATCCGGGAGGACGAACGTCACGGACGTTGGATGTTGGATAATGTCGCTTTGCCTCTAGCAGAAATGTATCCCAATGAAGCATGGCAACTTTTACTTGGTTACGACCAAGAAAAACTTATGGGCGATCGCGCTGCTCATGCTGTTGTGCGATCGATACGGACAAATAGCTAA